Proteins found in one Roseovarius pelagicus genomic segment:
- a CDS encoding Hint domain-containing protein — protein sequence MKPKTVGRSGGQWPVQAHSICAGVGPGSILLTQSGETLVEDIVPGDRIITRDCGLVAVDNIRKHHVTTHTVRILAGSLGDTRPDRDVVMPAEQELLVRDWRAQALFGAAQAMVPVRSLVDDEFITHDGVRTLTLYQLCFDAPHVIYVDGLELAAQLSSTPQSNAA from the coding sequence ATGAAACCGAAAACGGTCGGGCGCAGCGGCGGGCAATGGCCCGTGCAGGCGCACTCCATCTGCGCCGGGGTTGGCCCCGGCAGCATCCTATTGACGCAATCCGGTGAAACGCTGGTCGAGGATATCGTACCGGGGGATCGCATCATTACCCGCGATTGCGGGCTGGTCGCCGTGGACAATATCCGAAAACACCATGTAACCACGCATACCGTGCGTATTCTTGCCGGATCGCTGGGCGACACCCGCCCTGATCGCGACGTGGTCATGCCCGCCGAGCAGGAACTTCTGGTGCGTGACTGGCGTGCGCAGGCGCTCTTTGGCGCGGCTCAGGCGATGGTGCCGGTGCGGTCGCTTGTGGATGACGAATTCATCACCCATGACGGTGTGCGCACCCTCACGCTCTATCAACTGTGTTTTGACGCACCGCATGTCATCTATGTGGATGGTCTGGAGTTGGCCGCGCAGCTTTCGTCGACACCGCAATCAAACGCTGCCTGA
- a CDS encoding ribonuclease activity regulator RraA, producing the protein MSIDTSNDAALFEALKQVTTATLTTVLLKKGLRNVWLRGSMPLDSGQAREVGRAFTLRFIPAREDLATPESWSSPTSTRAAIEAMPSGCIAVVDAMGVDDAGIFGDILCARMQKRGVAALISDGVVRDVAGVRATQLPVWCHGVSAPPSVAGLTFVDWQEPIACGGVAVIPGDVIVADDDGAVLIPAGLVEEVTASAVEQERLEGWIMSQVEAGESLPGLYPPNAENKARYEAFKASQT; encoded by the coding sequence ATGTCCATCGACACGTCCAATGACGCCGCCTTGTTTGAAGCCTTGAAACAGGTCACGACAGCAACCCTTACCACGGTTTTGTTAAAGAAGGGTTTGCGCAATGTCTGGCTGCGTGGCTCCATGCCACTCGATAGCGGTCAGGCCCGCGAGGTCGGCCGCGCCTTCACCTTGCGTTTCATTCCCGCTCGCGAAGACCTCGCCACACCTGAGAGTTGGTCCTCACCAACGTCGACGCGCGCCGCCATCGAAGCAATGCCATCGGGCTGTATCGCCGTCGTGGACGCGATGGGGGTGGACGACGCGGGAATCTTTGGCGACATCCTGTGCGCGCGCATGCAGAAACGCGGAGTGGCCGCGCTGATTTCAGATGGGGTCGTGCGTGATGTTGCCGGCGTTCGCGCCACCCAGCTGCCAGTCTGGTGTCATGGTGTTTCCGCCCCACCCTCCGTGGCCGGGCTGACCTTCGTAGATTGGCAGGAACCCATCGCCTGCGGCGGTGTCGCTGTCATTCCGGGAGACGTGATTGTGGCCGATGACGACGGCGCCGTTCTCATCCCCGCAGGGCTGGTAGAAGAGGTCACGGCATCGGCGGTCGAACAAGAGCGTCTGGAAGGCTGGATCATGTCGCAGGTAGAAGCGGGCGAATCCTTGCCCGGTCTTTATCCCCCGAACGCCGAAAACAAAGCCCGGTACGAGGCTTTCAAAGCCAGCCAAACGTAG
- a CDS encoding LysR family transcriptional regulator produces the protein MNTRFLESFVAVAECGSIAEASRRLNLTPAALAQRLRALEQELGHELVSRVGRTVKPTASGLAVLNHARSLIEGVRDLRAIAGNNEPTGRLRLGATSTAMTGLLPDILAGLRPRYPQIEFFLCPDTSINLYHGVLAGDLDAAVIVRPHFQVPKSMDWLTLRQEPLVLIAPDGVNMDDPHAVISDQAFIRYDRNQWGGQIVERYLRQNDLRVREWLEIDALDAIAALVSRGLGVAIVPDWAPPWPRDLSLQKRILPTGGIRQTGVLWNRSTVRITAVRAFVDFCAQIFCPDTANATAAVADRVRDR, from the coding sequence ATGAACACTCGATTCCTAGAGAGCTTTGTCGCTGTCGCTGAATGCGGTTCCATTGCCGAAGCGTCACGGCGACTGAACCTGACCCCTGCCGCATTGGCGCAAAGATTGCGCGCGCTGGAGCAAGAACTGGGGCATGAATTGGTCAGCCGGGTCGGCAGAACGGTGAAGCCCACCGCATCCGGATTGGCCGTCCTGAACCATGCCAGATCGCTGATTGAGGGTGTGCGCGATCTGAGGGCGATTGCGGGCAATAATGAACCGACGGGGCGTTTACGCTTGGGGGCCACATCAACCGCGATGACAGGTCTTTTGCCTGATATTCTGGCGGGGCTGCGGCCACGGTATCCGCAGATCGAGTTTTTTCTGTGCCCTGACACCTCGATCAACTTGTATCACGGCGTTCTGGCGGGCGATCTGGACGCCGCCGTTATCGTGCGACCACATTTTCAGGTCCCCAAGTCGATGGATTGGCTGACCTTGCGTCAGGAGCCATTGGTCCTGATTGCTCCGGATGGAGTGAACATGGACGATCCGCATGCGGTAATTTCCGATCAGGCCTTTATCCGGTATGACCGCAACCAATGGGGCGGCCAGATTGTCGAGCGCTACTTGCGGCAAAACGATCTCCGGGTTCGGGAATGGTTGGAGATCGACGCGCTTGATGCGATTGCGGCTCTGGTCAGCCGTGGGCTGGGTGTGGCCATCGTGCCGGATTGGGCTCCGCCCTGGCCCCGCGACCTGTCTTTGCAAAAGAGAATATTGCCGACCGGGGGAATTCGCCAGACCGGGGTTTTGTGGAACCGGTCGACTGTGCGGATCACCGCAGTGCGGGCCTTTGTTGATTTTTGCGCGCAGATATTTTGCCCCGACACCGCAAATGCGACAGCAGCCGTTGCCGATAGGGTAAGGGACAGATAG
- a CDS encoding 2-hydroxyacid dehydrogenase, with the protein MTRTSIALSTRMTETDERAWLDALHAALPQENIRPVRDIPPNHRSGIEIAIVANPDPAELLTLPDLKLIHSLWAGVERLVRDLAGQAVPIARLVDPELARTMAESVLAWTLYLFRDMPAYQRQQARKKWAPIPYRRPQDVRVSVLGLGNLGQAAATRLHASGFQVTGWSRTQKDIPGVTCLAGENELQRTLASTDILVCLLPLTPETHGLLSDTQLRTMPHGASIINFGRGPSLDVVALMKALDDRHLGHAVLDVFDCEPLPADSPLWIHPHVTVLPHVSAPTDMRTATQIVAGNLKAFRANGTMPEIVDIARGY; encoded by the coding sequence ATGACACGCACATCCATCGCATTGTCCACCCGCATGACGGAAACTGACGAACGCGCATGGCTGGATGCCCTGCACGCGGCGCTCCCGCAGGAGAATATTCGGCCTGTGCGTGACATCCCACCCAACCATCGATCAGGCATTGAAATCGCGATCGTTGCCAATCCCGACCCGGCAGAACTGCTGACTTTACCTGACCTCAAATTGATTCACAGCCTGTGGGCGGGTGTGGAGCGGCTTGTTCGCGATCTGGCCGGGCAGGCCGTGCCGATCGCCAGATTGGTCGATCCCGAACTTGCTCGCACGATGGCTGAGTCCGTTCTGGCATGGACACTCTACCTGTTTCGCGACATGCCTGCCTATCAAAGACAGCAAGCCCGCAAAAAATGGGCACCCATTCCATATCGGCGCCCGCAGGACGTCCGGGTTTCGGTTCTCGGGCTTGGCAATCTCGGACAGGCCGCTGCAACACGTCTCCACGCCTCTGGGTTTCAAGTGACCGGTTGGAGCCGGACCCAAAAAGATATTCCCGGCGTTACATGCCTTGCTGGCGAAAACGAGCTGCAAAGAACTCTGGCCAGTACGGATATCCTCGTCTGCCTCCTGCCCCTGACGCCTGAAACCCACGGTTTGCTGTCCGACACGCAATTGCGGACAATGCCGCACGGTGCATCCATCATCAACTTTGGCCGCGGGCCCAGCCTCGACGTTGTCGCCCTGATGAAAGCGTTAGATGACAGACATCTCGGGCATGCAGTCCTTGACGTTTTTGACTGCGAACCGCTGCCCGCAGATAGCCCGCTCTGGATACATCCACACGTTACCGTGCTACCACATGTGTCAGCACCGACAGACATGCGGACGGCAACCCAGATCGTCGCCGGTAATCTAAAGGCTTTTCGCGCAAATGGGACGATGCCCGAAATCGTCGATATTGCGCGCGGTTACTAG
- a CDS encoding dihydrodipicolinate synthase family protein, with protein MSRLTEDARGVYVIAATPFQEDGTLDFDSTDRMVDTYLEKGAAGLTVLGMMGEATKLTPDEARRFVQHFLTRVDGRIPVVVGVSSPGFAQMQELTKTVMGDGAGGVMIAPPSTLKTDDQIVNYYNQAVEFIGDTPFVLQDFPLVTNIHMSVSVIARIIRSLPSCVCLKHEDWPGLEKISTLREQGVLDRRISILCGNGGLFLPEEMARGADGAMTGFCCPEMMFDVVREMEAGNTERAYDVLNAYLPLMRYEQQPGLGLAVRKYVMAKRGVIASDTLRQPGARLGVTARAEIDQLLRRQGERLAELG; from the coding sequence ATGAGCCGTTTGACCGAAGATGCGCGCGGCGTCTACGTGATCGCCGCCACACCGTTCCAAGAGGATGGGACACTTGATTTCGACAGCACAGATCGAATGGTGGACACCTATCTGGAAAAAGGCGCGGCAGGCTTAACCGTTCTGGGCATGATGGGAGAAGCCACCAAGCTGACACCCGATGAGGCGCGGCGTTTCGTACAGCATTTTCTGACCCGCGTGGATGGGCGCATTCCCGTCGTGGTCGGGGTGTCTTCGCCGGGCTTTGCGCAGATGCAGGAGCTGACCAAGACCGTGATGGGCGACGGCGCGGGAGGGGTGATGATCGCACCGCCGTCAACCCTCAAGACCGACGACCAAATCGTGAACTATTACAACCAAGCCGTTGAATTCATCGGGGACACGCCGTTTGTCTTGCAGGACTTTCCGCTCGTCACAAATATTCACATGTCGGTTTCGGTCATCGCGCGGATTATTCGATCATTGCCCAGCTGCGTTTGCCTGAAACACGAAGATTGGCCCGGTTTGGAGAAGATTAGCACGCTGCGAGAGCAAGGCGTGCTCGACCGTCGAATTTCGATTTTGTGCGGAAATGGTGGTTTGTTCTTGCCCGAGGAAATGGCGCGCGGGGCGGATGGGGCGATGACCGGATTCTGCTGCCCCGAGATGATGTTCGATGTCGTCCGCGAGATGGAAGCCGGAAACACCGAGCGCGCATATGATGTCCTCAACGCCTACCTGCCGCTGATGCGTTACGAGCAGCAACCGGGTCTCGGGCTAGCAGTCCGAAAGTACGTGATGGCCAAGCGCGGCGTCATAGCCAGCGATACATTGCGCCAGCCCGGCGCACGATTGGGAGTGACGGCCAGAGCCGAGATTGATCAACTCTTGCGGCGGCAAGGCGAGAGACTGGCAGAGTTGGGCTAA
- a CDS encoding LamB/YcsF family protein — MMRKIDLNCDMGESFGAYTIGDDAAMMKLVTSANVACGFHAGDPVVMRKTIRMARDLGVSVGAHPSFADLYGFGRRRISGEKPEDLETQLIFQILSMRGMCGLEDHPMTHVKTHGAIGNMAASDPELAALCVRAVKAVDANLIFVTLPYSETYKAAEKAGIQVACEIYADRTYTDKGELTPRSEAGAVIHDPKQSVAQVLEMVLEGHIPTTSGKRLPVEPETLCVHGDTPGAVDICRALRASLEEQGITIAPFGRG, encoded by the coding sequence ATAATGAGAAAAATTGACCTAAACTGCGATATGGGCGAAAGTTTTGGCGCCTACACGATCGGTGATGACGCCGCGATGATGAAACTTGTGACCTCGGCCAATGTCGCATGCGGATTTCACGCTGGCGATCCGGTGGTTATGCGAAAAACGATCCGAATGGCGCGCGATCTTGGTGTCAGTGTGGGTGCGCATCCGTCGTTTGCAGATCTCTACGGTTTTGGCCGACGTCGGATTAGCGGAGAAAAGCCGGAGGACCTTGAAACCCAACTCATATTTCAGATCCTTTCGATGCGGGGCATGTGCGGGCTGGAGGACCATCCAATGACGCATGTGAAAACACATGGTGCCATCGGCAACATGGCAGCGAGCGACCCTGAACTCGCTGCGCTTTGCGTGCGTGCGGTAAAGGCCGTGGACGCCAATCTGATTTTCGTGACATTGCCCTATTCAGAGACCTACAAGGCTGCCGAAAAGGCTGGGATTCAGGTTGCGTGCGAGATCTACGCCGACCGGACCTATACCGACAAAGGAGAATTGACGCCGCGCAGCGAGGCGGGTGCCGTGATCCACGACCCCAAGCAAAGTGTTGCACAGGTTCTCGAAATGGTGCTCGAGGGGCACATACCCACCACCAGTGGGAAACGGCTTCCTGTAGAGCCGGAAACATTGTGCGTGCATGGTGACACTCCCGGCGCGGTCGACATCTGCCGCGCGCTACGCGCTTCACTTGAAGAGCAAGGGATCACGATTGCCCCATTTGGGCGCGGCTGA
- a CDS encoding NAD(P)H-hydrate dehydratase: MTELLTGAQMRAIEMAAIESGEVTGLDLMERAGRGVVEAVFEEWPALAATSHRAVVLCGPGNNGGDGFVVARLLREWGWEVELFLFGDVERLPPDARVNYERWLTGGGTICPLDDVCGGLGTRTVALVVDALFGTGLSRPLNWEVEQPLSDVECWKHRHEKWPATVAIDLPSGLCADSGQDLGARLPCDLTVTFHTAKPGHFLGEGPQYCGAVRIVDIGLPERPTGSRRPDDVVGRVGSPLGLFKNGAHKFAHGHALVLSGGSGTTGAARLAARGALRIGAGLVTLGVPPSAQMEVASQITAVMLKRVLDAAALADILQDARINALCLGPGMGVAWASDMLGALRGEGDVEPRPTVLDADALTALAEDEALFAALHPACVLTPHQGEFARLFPDIAKRLREESKSGPAYSKADAVRAAAARAGCVVLLKGPDTVISDPKGRCSVHSAQYDRAAPWLATAGSGDVLAGFITGLLARGFAPMQAAEAAAWLHTECARSFGAGLIAEDIPEELPRVLRALGI; this comes from the coding sequence ATGACCGAATTACTGACCGGCGCCCAGATGCGGGCCATTGAAATGGCGGCAATAGAGTCGGGCGAAGTGACCGGGCTGGACCTGATGGAGCGCGCCGGGCGTGGTGTTGTCGAGGCGGTTTTCGAGGAGTGGCCAGCGCTGGCGGCGACCTCGCACCGGGCTGTCGTGCTGTGCGGACCGGGCAACAATGGCGGTGACGGATTTGTTGTTGCGCGATTGTTGCGCGAGTGGGGCTGGGAAGTGGAGCTGTTCCTCTTTGGCGACGTCGAACGGCTGCCGCCGGATGCCCGGGTAAACTACGAAAGGTGGTTGACCGGGGGCGGCACGATCTGCCCGCTTGACGATGTTTGCGGGGGGCTGGGCACGCGCACGGTCGCGCTGGTGGTTGATGCGCTTTTTGGCACAGGTTTGAGCCGGCCGCTGAACTGGGAGGTAGAACAGCCGCTGTCGGATGTGGAGTGTTGGAAGCACCGGCACGAGAAATGGCCTGCGACCGTGGCGATCGACCTGCCCAGTGGTCTTTGCGCTGACAGTGGGCAGGATTTGGGCGCGCGATTGCCTTGTGATCTGACGGTTACGTTTCATACGGCCAAACCCGGACATTTTCTTGGGGAGGGCCCACAATATTGTGGGGCAGTCCGCATTGTTGATATCGGCCTGCCTGAACGTCCAACTGGGTCGCGCCGACCGGATGATGTTGTCGGGCGGGTCGGCTCTCCGTTGGGACTGTTCAAGAACGGGGCGCATAAGTTCGCGCACGGCCATGCCCTTGTTCTGTCCGGTGGATCCGGTACGACCGGCGCTGCCCGGCTTGCCGCGCGTGGTGCGTTGCGGATCGGGGCGGGGCTGGTCACGCTAGGGGTGCCGCCCTCGGCCCAGATGGAAGTGGCAAGCCAGATCACGGCCGTGATGCTGAAGCGGGTGTTGGATGCCGCGGCGCTGGCCGACATCCTGCAGGACGCCCGCATTAATGCGCTCTGTCTCGGGCCGGGGATGGGTGTCGCATGGGCGTCGGATATGCTCGGCGCCCTGCGCGGGGAAGGGGATGTAGAACCCCGCCCGACAGTGCTGGATGCGGATGCGCTGACAGCGCTGGCAGAGGATGAGGCATTGTTCGCGGCACTGCATCCGGCTTGTGTTCTCACGCCCCACCAAGGCGAATTTGCCCGGCTTTTCCCTGATATCGCGAAGAGACTCCGCGAGGAGTCAAAGAGCGGGCCGGCCTATTCCAAGGCTGATGCCGTGCGCGCCGCTGCGGCGCGGGCGGGGTGCGTTGTGTTGCTCAAGGGGCCGGATACGGTGATTTCGGATCCCAAGGGCCGATGTTCAGTGCATTCCGCGCAATATGATCGCGCCGCGCCGTGGCTGGCCACCGCAGGATCAGGCGATGTGCTGGCCGGGTTTATCACGGGGCTGCTGGCGCGCGGATTTGCTCCGATGCAGGCGGCGGAGGCGGCTGCGTGGCTGCATACCGAATGCGCGCGCAGTTTTGGCGCCGGTTTGATTGCTGAGGATATCCCAGAGGAATTGCCGCGAGTGCTCCGCGCGCTGGGGATCTGA
- a CDS encoding pyridoxal phosphate-dependent aminotransferase has protein sequence MTTISGRLSTRMQAVLPSPTIAMSQTANLLRAEGRSIIDLSSGEPDFDTPENICRAAKAAIDNGKTRYTNVDGTTDLKKAIVVKFLRENGLSYRLDQISVGTGGKQVLCNALLATLNDDDEVIIPAPYWVSYPDMVRLAGGVPVLVPCPAEDRFLITANALRDAITPRTKWLILNSPSNPTGAGYSAARLKALADVLLEHPHVMVMTDDMYEHLRFDGWEFATIAAVEPKLMDRVLTVNGVSKAYAMTGWRIGYAGGPVDIIRAMATLQSQSTSNPSAISQAAAVAALDGPQDFLVDRGAVFEQRRDLCLERIRAIDGLDCVTPNGAFYLFPSCEGLIGRTRPDGKRITTDTDVVMYLLEEAGVATVPGSAFGLAPFFRLSFATSTENLEQACDRMATACAKLT, from the coding sequence ATGACCACAATTTCCGGGCGCCTTTCGACACGGATGCAAGCAGTGCTGCCCTCGCCCACCATCGCCATGAGCCAGACCGCAAATCTCCTGCGAGCCGAAGGTAGAAGCATCATTGATCTATCCAGCGGAGAACCTGACTTTGACACTCCTGAAAACATCTGTCGCGCTGCGAAGGCCGCCATCGACAATGGCAAAACCCGTTACACCAACGTGGATGGCACGACCGATCTGAAAAAGGCGATCGTAGTCAAATTTCTACGCGAAAACGGGCTTTCCTACCGCCTCGACCAGATCAGCGTAGGAACCGGCGGCAAACAAGTCCTCTGCAACGCCTTGCTTGCGACCCTGAACGACGACGACGAGGTTATCATACCGGCCCCCTACTGGGTCAGTTATCCTGACATGGTGCGACTGGCCGGGGGAGTGCCGGTGCTCGTGCCCTGCCCGGCCGAGGATCGTTTCCTGATTACCGCCAACGCCCTGCGCGACGCGATCACGCCGCGCACCAAATGGCTCATCCTCAACTCTCCATCGAACCCGACGGGCGCAGGCTATTCCGCGGCACGCCTCAAGGCGCTCGCTGATGTGCTGCTGGAGCACCCGCATGTCATGGTAATGACAGACGACATGTATGAACACCTGCGCTTCGATGGCTGGGAGTTTGCCACAATCGCAGCGGTCGAGCCGAAACTCATGGATCGCGTTCTGACGGTGAATGGCGTCTCGAAAGCCTATGCCATGACCGGATGGCGTATCGGATACGCTGGCGGACCTGTGGACATCATTCGTGCGATGGCAACACTTCAATCGCAAAGTACCTCGAACCCTAGCGCCATCAGTCAGGCCGCAGCCGTTGCCGCACTGGATGGGCCACAGGATTTCCTTGTGGATCGTGGCGCTGTGTTCGAGCAGAGACGCGATCTCTGCCTGGAACGCATTCGCGCCATAGACGGGCTGGATTGCGTGACACCAAATGGTGCATTCTACCTGTTCCCCTCCTGCGAGGGATTGATCGGCCGAACACGTCCAGACGGGAAGCGGATCACGACAGACACGGACGTGGTCATGTATCTTCTCGAAGAAGCGGGCGTCGCCACAGTTCCGGGCAGCGCCTTCGGCCTTGCACCATTCTTCAGGCTTTCCTTCGCAACATCCACCGAGAACCTTGAACAGGCATGTGATCGCATGGCGACAGCCTGCGCAAAGCTAACCTGA
- a CDS encoding ABC transporter substrate-binding protein, with amino-acid sequence MDAQRAAFFKPFSDATGIEVVETTTPEFAKIRAMVESGNTEWDVVNIVPSDYLALTELDMLEKFDYNMIDSKILDGVDPAVIFDYGIGNDFYSEAIAYSKKAFPNEAPKSWVDVWDTEKFPGPRMLYSAEWVIRPNEGAIMGSGVPADGVYPLNLDASYDALGNIRENVAKWATSAAMPVQALVDGEAVIAQAPANRIQNIKEQGAEVDYIWNQALTQYDLWSIPKNAPNYENAMKFIEYCSRPEAGAALAMIQPVGPVTAASFDLLPPERAAVLPRSPENADKLVIIDSAWWAQKGDDGKTNIEKNVEMWNRFVLL; translated from the coding sequence ATGGATGCGCAGCGGGCGGCATTCTTTAAGCCCTTTTCTGACGCGACAGGTATCGAAGTTGTCGAAACGACGACCCCAGAGTTCGCCAAGATCAGGGCGATGGTTGAAAGCGGCAATACTGAATGGGACGTGGTGAACATTGTCCCGAGCGATTATCTGGCTCTCACCGAACTCGATATGCTGGAAAAATTCGATTACAATATGATCGATTCCAAAATTCTCGATGGTGTCGATCCGGCGGTCATCTTTGACTACGGCATCGGAAATGACTTCTATTCCGAAGCCATTGCATATTCCAAGAAAGCATTTCCAAATGAAGCCCCCAAGAGTTGGGTGGATGTATGGGATACCGAAAAATTCCCCGGACCCCGTATGCTTTATTCGGCTGAATGGGTAATTCGACCGAACGAAGGGGCAATCATGGGCAGCGGCGTTCCTGCTGATGGTGTCTACCCGCTGAATCTGGATGCGTCCTATGACGCACTGGGTAACATTCGCGAGAACGTAGCGAAATGGGCCACCTCTGCTGCAATGCCAGTTCAGGCGCTCGTTGATGGTGAGGCGGTGATCGCACAGGCGCCGGCGAACCGGATCCAGAATATCAAAGAGCAAGGCGCGGAAGTTGACTACATCTGGAATCAGGCCCTGACCCAATACGACCTCTGGTCGATCCCGAAAAACGCGCCGAACTACGAGAACGCGATGAAGTTCATCGAGTATTGCAGCCGGCCGGAGGCAGGCGCTGCTTTGGCAATGATCCAGCCGGTTGGGCCGGTCACCGCTGCTTCGTTTGATCTGCTTCCGCCCGAACGTGCGGCCGTTCTGCCACGTAGTCCGGAGAACGCCGACAAGCTGGTCATCATCGATTCGGCATGGTGGGCGCAGAAAGGCGATGACGGAAAAACCAACATCGAGAAGAACGTCGAAATGTGGAACCGTTTCGTTCTGCTCTGA
- a CDS encoding GntR family transcriptional regulator produces the protein MSPTESLTDSAFLRMRDMILSGELPSGTQLQERAFAERLGVSRTPVREAIARLMSEGLVIRAHRGVPTVNRISISEIMEILHIRRLLECEAAKQAARVSSNPEIWLNFKSTLAGYLNGYHPGAVEHADFDFAFHMQIANTAGSSLLAEMIGGLKLKTRIFDQGQIPDRLDPGTREHIAIADAILARDPDAAEMAMREHINNAREAILSHLHRLS, from the coding sequence GTGTCCCCAACCGAGAGTTTGACTGATAGTGCCTTTCTGCGGATGCGCGACATGATTCTCAGCGGCGAATTGCCATCAGGCACGCAGTTGCAGGAACGGGCCTTTGCAGAGCGTCTGGGCGTGTCCCGCACCCCGGTTCGTGAAGCGATTGCACGATTGATGAGTGAGGGGCTGGTGATAAGGGCGCATCGTGGCGTGCCGACAGTCAATCGCATTTCCATTTCCGAAATCATGGAGATCCTGCACATACGGCGGCTATTGGAATGCGAGGCGGCAAAGCAGGCGGCGCGGGTTTCTTCGAATCCAGAAATCTGGCTGAACTTCAAATCGACACTTGCCGGATATTTGAATGGGTACCACCCCGGAGCCGTCGAGCATGCCGATTTCGATTTCGCGTTTCACATGCAGATTGCGAATACCGCCGGTTCGTCCTTGCTGGCCGAGATGATTGGCGGGCTAAAATTAAAGACCCGGATTTTCGATCAGGGCCAGATACCAGACCGACTGGATCCCGGTACGCGCGAACATATTGCCATCGCGGATGCAATTCTGGCGCGCGACCCGGACGCGGCTGAAATGGCGATGCGCGAGCACATCAACAATGCCCGCGAAGCTATCCTGAGTCACCTCCACAGACTTTCCTAA
- a CDS encoding SDR family oxidoreductase codes for MDLGLNNKTAIVLGAGGGLGSAIAHALAMEGVKLALGGRTLSSVEATAESIRSTGGTAIALEWDLGQLDQIEPNVARIEQELGPVDILVNNTGGPKPSTVSGQTPEDWRNNFESMVLSVIAVTDRVLPGMKERKWGRIITSTSSGVVAPIPNLGLSNALRVSLVGWSKTLAREVGRDGITSNIILPGRIATPRITFLDEQKAKREDRDVADVSAESMASIPVGRYGKPEEYGDAVAFLASTRAAYITGSTIRVDGGFIASI; via the coding sequence ATGGATTTGGGACTCAACAACAAAACAGCCATCGTGCTCGGCGCCGGGGGCGGGCTGGGCAGCGCAATTGCCCACGCACTCGCCATGGAAGGCGTGAAACTTGCATTGGGCGGCAGGACTCTCAGCTCTGTTGAAGCGACTGCCGAGAGTATCCGTTCGACAGGTGGCACGGCCATCGCTCTGGAATGGGACTTGGGACAGTTGGATCAGATCGAGCCAAACGTGGCACGGATCGAGCAGGAGCTTGGCCCGGTCGATATCCTCGTCAACAACACCGGCGGCCCAAAGCCCAGCACGGTATCCGGACAGACGCCAGAAGATTGGAGAAACAACTTTGAGAGCATGGTGCTGTCTGTCATCGCGGTGACCGATCGCGTTTTGCCCGGAATGAAAGAACGGAAATGGGGGCGCATCATCACATCGACCTCGTCGGGTGTGGTCGCGCCAATTCCCAATCTTGGATTGTCAAATGCCCTGCGCGTGTCTCTGGTGGGCTGGTCCAAGACCCTTGCCCGTGAGGTTGGGCGCGACGGCATCACATCCAACATCATCCTGCCCGGCCGCATCGCAACGCCTCGGATTACGTTTCTGGATGAACAAAAGGCCAAACGTGAGGATCGCGACGTCGCCGACGTGTCAGCCGAAAGCATGGCCTCCATTCCGGTCGGGCGTTACGGCAAACCCGAGGAATATGGCGACGCCGTCGCATTTCTGGCCAGTACCCGCGCGGCCTATATCACCGGCAGCACCATCCGCGTGGATGGCGGCTTTATCGCCAGCATTTGA
- a CDS encoding P-II family nitrogen regulator, which yields MKKIEAIIKPFKLDEVKEALQDAGIQGLSVIEVKGFGRQKGHTELYRGAEYVVDFLPKVKIDVVLDDDQVDAAIEAITNAAKTDKIGDGKIFVSPVEQAIRIRTGETGSDAL from the coding sequence ATGAAAAAGATCGAAGCGATCATCAAACCGTTCAAACTGGATGAGGTCAAAGAGGCGCTGCAAGACGCAGGCATACAGGGTCTTAGCGTAATCGAGGTCAAAGGGTTTGGTCGGCAGAAGGGCCATACCGAACTATACCGCGGCGCCGAATACGTGGTGGATTTCCTGCCAAAGGTCAAAATTGACGTGGTGTTGGACGACGATCAGGTTGATGCCGCCATCGAGGCAATCACCAATGCCGCCAAAACGGACAAGATCGGCGACGGCAAAATCTTTGTCAGCCCCGTCGAACAAGCCATCCGCATCCGCACCGGCGAGACCGGCTCGGACGCGCTGTAA